From Triticum urartu cultivar G1812 chromosome 2, Tu2.1, whole genome shotgun sequence, a single genomic window includes:
- the LOC125536610 gene encoding NADH-ubiquinone oxidoreductase chain 2-like, with protein sequence MIYGSTGATHFDQLAKILTGYEITGARSSGIFMGILFIAVGFLFKITAVPFHMWAPDIYEASPTLVIAFLSIVPKISISANMSRVSIVASYGGTLQQIFFFCSIASMILGALAAMAQTKVKRPLAHSSIGHVGYIRTGFSCGTIEGIQSLLIGIFIYASMTIDAFAIVPALRQTRVKYIADLGALAKTNPISAMTFSITMFSYAGIPPLAGFCSKFYLFFTALGCGAYFLAPVGVVTSVIGRWAAGRLP encoded by the exons ATGATCTATGGGTCTACTGGAGCTACCCACTTCGATCAATTAGCCAAGATTTTGACCGGATACGAAATCACTGGTGCTCGATCTAGTGGTATTTTTATGGGGATTCTTTTTATCGCTGTAGGATTCCTATTCAAGATTACTGCAGTTCCTTTTC ATATGTGGGCACCTGATATCTATGAGGCTTCACCCACCCTGGTGATTGCATTCCTTTCTATTGTGCCTAAAATCTCCATTTCTGCAAATATGTCACGTGTTTCTATTGTTGCTTCCTATGGGGGTACATTACAACAAATCTTCTTTTTCTGCAGCATTGCTTCTATGATCTTAGGAGCACTGGCCGCCATGGCCCAAACGAAAGTCAAAAGACCTCTAGCTCATAGTTCGATTGGACATGTAGGTTATATTCGTACTGGTTTCTCATGTGGAACCATAGAAGGAATTCAATCACTACTAATTGGTATATTTATTTATGCATCAATGACGATAGATGCATTCGCCATAGTTCCAGCATTACGGCAAACCCGTGTCAAATATATAGCGGATTTGGGCGCTCTAGCCAAAACGAATCCTATTTCGGCTATGACCTTCTCCATTACAATGTTCTCATACGCAGGAATACCCCCGTTAGCCGGCTTTTGTAGCAAATTCTATTTGTTCTTCACCGCTTTGGGTTGTGGGGCTTACTTCCTAGCCCCAGTGGGAGTAGTGACTAGCGTTATAGGTCGTTGGGCGGCCGGAAGGTTGCCATGA
- the LOC125536607 gene encoding uncharacterized protein LOC125536607, with protein MQGGCIADIGSCGTGFDSASGSVRTKKFRTKGSELADRKGEKNKAMPRAPSICCSSIDEALSFSSRARCNKRLVLFPSREPRERPAPRRAKLIFKTGSSGALKRAGPLKGRLLCERSSESTRVLRTKGVYNWGAARLFCWRDRMEFFTKFETKEKIKVSL; from the coding sequence ATGCAAGGAGGATGTATAGCTGATATAGGATCTTGTGGAACTGGATTTGATTCTGCAAGCGGTTCGGTACGAACGAAGAAATTTCGAACAAAAGGATCGGAACTCGCTGATAGGAAAGGAGAGAAAAACAAAGCAATGCCAAGAGCTCCGTCAATCTGCTGTTCATCGATAGACGAAGCTCTCTCTTTTTCATCTCGTGCCAGATGTAACAAAAGATTAGTCCTTTTTCCTTCTCGCGAACCACGGGAGCGCCCAGCGCCCAGAAGAGCAAAGCTCATTTTCAAAACAGGGTCAAGCGGCGCATTAAAAAGGGCTGGCCCGTTAAAAGGACGCTTACTTTGCGAACGAAGTTCAGAATCAACAAGGGTTCTCCGAACGAAGGGAGTGTACAACTGGGGCGCAGCCCGACTTTTTTGTTGGAGAGATAGAATGGAGTTCTTCACGAAGTTCGAGACAAAGGAAAAAATAAAAGTTTCTCTATAG